In Clarias gariepinus isolate MV-2021 ecotype Netherlands chromosome 21, CGAR_prim_01v2, whole genome shotgun sequence, the sequence TTTGAATAATAGGCTTGACATCTTCAATGTAGATGTTATGCAATCCTGCTGATATTGCTGTGGAAACGCCGGGTGGGAGGAATATAATGCCATCTTGGCAAATTAAAGGGCAGCCAAGAGACTTGGCATGCTGCAGCCGAGACTGTATCCTGTGGGCCAGGGAGATCACAAATTCCTCGCAGGATTACAGGATTAAGAATCTGAAAGTTGATGCAGTTTCTCACAGATGGGGAAAATAAAAAGGACACGGCTGGCAGAAGGGTGAAGCACCATTCTAGCATGCCCTGCTTTAATTAAAAGCTACTGATTGAATGATATTGGAGAAGATTAGAGCGAACGATGACTCCTgaacacacgcatacacacaagCCATCCTTGGACCCTTTCCCATACCATGCTGAGTTTATAATAACTGAGCGTGATTGCAGCAGCTGCATAAGGTAGATAAAGGTCCTGTCTGTATTCTTTTGATGAGAGGGAGGATGAGGAGTTGCTTGTGTGCTGATTGCAAATGTGAGGAATGGCAAAGAAAGTAGTTGTAGATAGTGCTAGAAGGTTTACTgctcgagttttttttttttcttttttttttttaggttttacaGATGGGCTGCCAAGTTGCCTGTGGATGCCGATGTGGCTCTTTCTTAATACTGCAAAATCTTGGTTTAAAGATACTATCTCTCAGGGTGACATTCACCCCCTTCTTTCAGCTTTTAGTAGTGTTGCAATCTGAAACTGAAATGGACTTCACTGGGATACGAaaagtgtctctctgtgtgGTCATGGTGGTGGTGAGGAGGGCAATACATCAAtgattaacacatttttttttttaaagagagcaGGTAAAAAGGTATTTTGGTGAAAGCTGTGATtggtatataatttttaaaggtcctacccatattttactctttctttaacaagtcagcacaggtctcagagctccccaAAGCAtgtctgttaatgctccagctgaaaaaCTCCTTGGATTAAGCATTTTCTCACACCTCATATTTCCATCTCTCTGTTCTACTCCTTTTCTGAGCGTGCCGTTTCAGTGTCTAATTAAATGAGCTACAAATTGGCTGAACCATGCTAtatcagagaacagcagaggacacagctgagcaacaagctagGAAGGTGATTTTCTTATATAAGGTCACATTAGGGATGAAATCTAACTGGcttgctaataaaaaaaaaggaaattattgaCAAACTGCAGGGAACgtattttaatttgttgtttgttCAAGCACACTGGAGACCGATGTCTTATATCAGAATATTATGTCTAAATATGACTAGgaaggcaatttaggaacaccactTAGCGTACTggatatctttggactgtaaaaaaaaaggatcagtCATTCATTGGATATAGAGAATATAGCACTCTGCCTAGATGAGACTGTTCTTTGAGGGGTGTTGTTGTCAAGATGGTTCTCAAGGGTTTCCCAAGCATTGTTTTGCGTCCCAGTAAAGTCTATTTCTGAGTTTGCAAGTAACggggtttgcgagtgttccgcaagacgagcaaaagtttttaattaattttgacttggaaaacaaacaagtcttggtttacgagtacagagtataatgtattacgcatgcgcttcttgttttgacgcagagattcacataatcacaactgagccaatggtttttctctctcttgtgctgcggaattgtgggtaatcgtctccccttctgggtcttagtgcgcatctcctACTGGTATGATTAACATATTTGTgcatgtttactgtttactataacactgtgaccaggtgtgtgtgcgtaaaacatattttatttcgtGTCTGTtggcgtgtgtgtacagcgcgcgtgtaaagcaaaagtaagtctcattagagaggttaaagaatcattttctgtctctgtatcagtctgctctttgtgtctgtgtgcacgcaatttgttttatttttactttatattttgtgttaattatttttatgtatttattttttggggctatggaacgaataatttgagtttccataatttcttatgggaaaattcgttTTTAGgtatacaaaaatgttttgaaatatgtgcccgcttccggaacgaattgtgctcgtaatccaaggttccactgtaatgtaTTCATCTTTTCTGGTTGTCAATTCTTATGACTTCTTTCATGTTACTCTTACAAGCATCAGGCTTCAGGCTTATCTGAAATGTTTACAGTGCAGGGACTTAAACACACGAGACTCCAAGATACTAAATGATACTCTTGTGTTGTAATCCGAGTCGTGCCACAAGAGACCGTGCCAAAGATTTTAACCCATGATGTGTGTTTTTACTTCACAAAGAACCTCTTTGTGGAGCAGTTAGTAGCTGGAGAAAGTGAGACACACTTTTGcctgcatgtttgttttttcaagcGCCTTAAATTTTTTAACCTGGAGAGCTAacaaaagtaagaaaaataaaaccccACTCAAATGTAGAAAACGCGTAGTTTGTTTGAACATGTTTTGAAAGGATACTGTAAGTCTGTGAAACTCATGTGAATCTAGATGTAAACTAATCTGTAACCACAATACAGACTGCTAGATGTCAGCTGCAGTAAAATGGAAGCTGACCCGCTGAAAAACAAAGTTGTGGTTTAACTTCTTTACCGCTTGTAGCTGTTGGCTTTGAAAACAGGATGGCTTCACAGAACTTATCGttatatcaagatgctgatcttgCAATACCTTATTCAAACCACAAACTCTTAAAGTCTTACACAATTATGCAAAATATGTACATGCTTTTCTCTAGGTGTGTCTCACTAAGGGAGGAATGGGGTCAATACTGTGCTAGATGTTACGGTGTAGATAAAGATAGTGGTTCAATCTGAATATTTCTGTATTATTACACCAAAACCAGCAaacctttttttgtgcaaacatTAAACTTGtttgtcattaaaaaatattatgttttaatgtattaaaatgttatttctaCTAATAATTTTCTCTGTTTCCTTTAGACCTATGAGAGGCCTTTCAGAGTTGTGGCTCAAAATGACAACAACATGATGGATGTCCTTGGGGAGAACCTGAGACCAAAACACGAGCCCAAATCTGACATTCACCAACTGGATTGGACAAAGCCCGTATTAAGAGAATCAACATCCCAAGGGGACCAAGGGAGAGATCCGGAATCAAAACAAGAATCAACATTCAATAACAAGAGCCTTCTGTCAGAGGTCAACACCCCTTTCTCAAAGGCGCAAGTTAAAAAGGTCACAGAAGGTTCATCTGGAAGTCTGTTTGCTACGGAAATGACTTGTCCAGGTTCTGACTCACAGGCTACTTCTCCAGCTGATATAACAATGAGTGCACTAGCAGAATCTAATATGTTGATACATTCCTCTTTAAGTAAAGAAAGAGATTTGCAGGAGGTCACTGAGCAAGTCTTTGGGAACATTAAAAGGAAGTATGGCAGAAGGGCTCTGACCACCCATAATGGAGACCTGCCCTGGGCAAAAAAGACTGACAAAGAAAGTGAGAAAACAGCTCAAGACAATATGaagaataaactgtttaactcagaaaaaaatgagactCTGAGGGAGGAGGTAGAAAAATCAATAAAGAGGCCAGAAGAAGATTTCAAAACAATAGCAAACTGTGTTCCACATCACACAGATGAacttaaaagcaaaaagaagaaaagcagaAGATTAACTGATGATGACACCTTTTTGGAGCACGTACAAACCACACAGACAGTAGAAATAAAAGATAAGGCTGACCAAGGTGCTACGAAACCTAAAGAAGCAAACAAAATGGAATTGAGTACAGGAAAGCAATTTGCGCTAGATTCACAGAGGCTAGGGGAAGAGAGTGCATCAGCAGGGGCAACTGTGGAAATTTCTGAGAATAGGCACAAGAAGAAACCAGTCGGGAGACAACAATCATTGATTGATCCAGAGAAGCAAGCAGATGGGAGGCAATCAAAGTTCAAGGACAGATTGGTTTATTTGAAATCTAAGAGCTCTGCTCCCCACACCGACCTTAATCTGGCGATGCCCATTGAAGAGCCACCCTCTGCTTTCCCCATTACACCATCCAGCCCACTATACACCAACACAAACAGTCTGACCGTCATTACACCCATAAAGAAAAAACGGGGTAGACCTAAAAAACAACCACTACTTACTGTTGAGACAATTCATGAAGGAACATCAACCAGTCCTGTTAGTCCGATCAGCCAGGATTCGCCGAGCATGTCAAAGAGGCGGAGGAAGAAACataatttatcaaaaataatGCAGCAGGTCTTAAATGATTCCCCAACATTACCAGGTGGGAAATATAAAAGATCAGGTCAGGCTGGTGTCCTTAAAAAGAAACCGACTAAGAAAGTGAAACTGGTTAAAATGCAGAGCATTTTGAATGAACTTCTGTCCTCTTCAAGCACTAGTAATCTGGCTCTTAAATCTAGTGTTCCGGTTTCCAGTGCCGTGTCAACTGTGGCATCGACAATTGAAGCCCGTTTAGGCAAGCAAATCAACGTCAGCAAACGTGGGACTATTTACATTGGCAAAAAACGAGGGAGGAAGCCTAAAGCTGAGCTTCAGCCTCAGCAAGACGAGCACAAAGCCAATGATGAGCACTTGTTGCCTGTTTCAAGTCCGTTCGAGAACCTTCTAGTGCCTTCTAATTCATTATTAACAACCAGAATGCCTTCTCCCAGGGTCATGCAGTCTCTCTCAGCTCAGTCCTTAGCAGGTGGACTGGCATACCATGCCACCACAGAAACCAGCCAGCATGACCTGAAGACCATGCCAAATCTACAGCCTATCAGTGCTTTGCCCACAAAAACTCAGAAGGGTTTGCTCAGCAGTAGTAACTGGAAACTCTCTCCTCCAAGACTTATGGCCAACTCGCCATCTCATCTGTCTGAAGTGGCATCCATAAAAGAGGTCACCCTGTCTCCAGTTAGCGAGTCCCACAGTGAAGAGACAATCCCAAGCGATAGTGGCATTGGTACTGACAATAACAGCACATCAGATCAGACAGAGAAAGGGCCAGCATCCCGCAGGAGGTACTCTTTTGATCTTTGTGGTTTTGAAGCAGCAGAGGCTGCTGTGCTGGAAGCTGCAAATAAAACAACCAGAGGGCACTATCAAAAGCACGCAACATCAGTGGCTATGGAAAATTTCCTTGCTCAAGAAAGCCTCAAGAAACAGAAACATCGAAGGAAGCGGAAGGGTCTTACAAGCAGGGATGATCTTCAGTTTCTGGCTGACCTTGAGGAACTTATTAACAAGTTCCAGTTCTTCCGAATTTCCCATCGCAAGTTTTACCATGAGAACTCTTACCCCAGTATTTTCCGCCTAAACTTTGACCACTACTACCCTATGTCTTACTACCCATACGATCCTGTGCACTATCTTCGCAGGAGTTCTGAAAAGTCCAAGAGAAGACGTGGCAGGCCAGCCAAATCAGCTGAACCTATAACGAAGATGCCTTTTATTCAAGGGTTCGGCTACTCAGCAGCCAGTGGCAATTACTATGCACCCTACGCAATGCCTTACACAGCCATGCCTCTTGCCACAAGTATGATGAACATGGGGTATTATGGGCAGTATCCTCCTCCTTTGTATTTGTCCCATGCACTTGGATCTTCAGGCACGCATCTCATGCGGCCTCCGGTTCCTCCACCAAAGTTCCACTCCAGTGGGTTATCTAGCCTCTCCACTGGCAACAGGCATAGAATGAAGAACTTACCCCATGAGATGTCTTCTCCCAGGATGGCTGAAACGCATCATCCGTCAAGCAGCTGTTTGGCTAGTGTGTGTCTCCACAAACGCAAACATAAGCATAAGCACAAGCATAAGGAGGATCAGCACACAGTCCCACAGAGAGAGAACCTTGGTGGACTCTTTAGCGGAGCATTACCGCTTTCTAAGATAAAGGACAAGCAGAGGAGCCAGCAAAGTATGGATACTTCATCTAAGCCATCCAGGAACTACTTTGAAGTAGACACACTCTCATCGTTGTCCTTATCTGACTCTCAGAACTGTAAACATCCTCGAGAAGAGCCACTGAACAACTTCCTGAACATGTGCACTAAGCAACCACATGAACGGCTGCGAGCCAATCAGGAGCAGCCACTGGACCCATTCAAGGGCCAGCACTTACAAGATGAGGGTTTGCGCATCAGGAGTAGGAGGCATAGTTTGGAAGAGTTGGCAGCATATAGTGAAGGGGGCATGGCGTCTTTCCAGAACGACACAGAAGACAGGATGAAGCAGATGTACCATTGTGGCAACGCAGCCATCGCAGGTCAGGAGATTttagattttgtattttttccattAGGCATAAAAATCTGTTAAGTTGAAAATAGCATGTGATATTAAAATTGAATTGTAAATTTATGgctacaacttttttttttttaagaaatagaCCAAAAATGCTCATTGAGTACTTTGTATATTGTAGTCGGAACATCTGGCAAGGCAAGCGTAATGCATGGATGGAGACAACTATAATTCACAAATTTCTCCTTCCTCCCTTTTCACCTTTGTTACTTGCCAATGGTTTTCTTAGAAATatattattcacacattttgaTTTACTTTCTACTGACATGCAATAAAACCCCTCTCCCCATATAAAAAGAGTTGGCCAGCAGCCAGCGTTTTAATGAATCCAGCCTACTCCAGTAGAGGGGAATTGCAAGCCCAAGGCTCAGCTAGATTACATTTTTGCTCCTTGGGGAAAATAGGAGGATGAGTCACATACTGCCTCGGCTGTACTACTATCCACCTCTATGAATTAATACTAAATTTGAAACACCTTGAAGCCGTAATAGAGCACTAAGGTGCACATCATGCTCAGGTTTACATGCGATTCGGATTCAGGATGTCTTTCAGTGTGTTTTGACAGCACAACCAATTACTAACCCTGCCTTTTGTCTGCCTTGACACCAGCCATACTAAGAGATGTTTAGCAAGTCATTTATGTCAACAAATTTGCTTCActtaattacaattaattagTTCTCTTCGCCACAGCTTCGAGACACAACTATACGCTCCCTAGGAAGACGGTCATTCATTTACACTTATGCTTGTAACTTGGTTTTTCTTAACCTAAATTAAAAGCATTGCTGTAGTAAATCAAGTGCCACATTTATTACTTTAGGCTTGAGGAAGCAGgtcattttcatgtttattatgAGCTGTAATTATACAGAAAACACCTTCAAGCATATTTACTACCTGATGGCCGCATGTTGTTCTGTGCAATGTTCAGCCTGTAACTTGCATTAAAAATGTGATATTCAGCGAGGCACTTAGCAGATGTAGTCATTTCAGTTCAGTGAGAAATACGACCCAGTGGCAAGCTTCTGAAAGCTTTCTTGTGCCTCATGTAGCacttttcacatactgtatgggccAGATTGAGCTGATGGAAACTGAATGTAAAGTTCTTGCAGTCCAATAAACCCAACTTACCTAGGGCCTGCTTGCTCTTTTAACTTTATGCATCCTGATTTTCTTGGACATGAATTAAACTCGTGCTTTGCAGTTTTTTTCTAGGTCCTTATGAACAGTTTTCTATGCAATGCATTTTTTAGATAATAATCATATTTCCTAAATCCTCTGCCTTTTTAAAACACATCCTCATAATCATTTCCTATTTCTCTACCACAATGACTGTTAATAAAATTAACAGTGTGCAAGCACAAGCATAGGTGTATatgttacattttgtatttctttttttctttgtttttcgtttaaaaaaaatggtttagcTTCAAAGAATGAAATTTTGTTAGCGTGCTGATGGGAATGGGGCCTCCACCGAAGTGCCGAGACTGGAGTTGCAGGACAGCAGCAGGGTGAAGCCATAAATTGGTTTCACTAATGAAAACATTGTGTGCAGGATGCAGGTAGAGGTTTCAGGGGATAAATGAGTTGTGACGCTCCCTTTGAAAATgaatgtggttttttttttcctttcctccctTCTTGATTTGTCGGCATTCGGAGAGACTCATTGAGGGTCCGAGTGATAAACCTGGGCCAGAGAGGGAGGGCTTTGCCATTCATGCTGGCCGTTTATTACTTTATTGAAACCAAATGAGCAACCTCCTTGCCTCGGGTTATTGACCCAGAAAAAGGTTTTAGCGTTCTGCTCATTTTTGCATGGTTTCTTCATCATCCTTCAACGTGGAGCCTATTTACTAGGCGAAATTTTACCCTctaatatgcatttaaaaaatacaataacaacAGGCTCCAGGCATGCATCTGACATGGTGCTGCTATCTTTCATGTATTCTGTAATGTTCTATGTGTGCACTGTAGAAGTGGGAGTCAAAGTTTTTCAATTTTAACATGGAACTAAATACAGTTGCGCTTATCCTGGTCCAGAAATGCAAACCGCTGTCAAAATATCTTTCACAATTGTCTTATTTGTTTCCTTGGATGCCTAACCAGATGGACTGGCACTCAGCAAGAAGGAAAAGTAAATGAGTGCGCTCTCCAGAGACATAAGGGTCTAGGGGAGATTTTTTGATGCGGAACACACATTTTATGCAGCTTTCCGCTGTCTGAACTCATTTCAGACGAGGCTGCCAGAAACCCAACATTTCCTGTGCTCTGGGCTTCCTTCCAGGGCTCTGACGCAAAGTGGAGAGGCAGTAGATTAATCACTGATGTATCTGAGGCCACCTAGTTTATTACTCACACTTCCAGAGCTGTCTCTTCGGTACAGAGGTGAACTTTGGGTGCTtgcacagaaaaagagagagcggGAGATTAGAGGGATGGCTCCACGTGCGCTAATTAAACGCATGGATGTACGTAGTTATGCGCGAGTCGAGTGTTAAGTGCTTTGTAGCTCCATAATTCTTTCTGCACAAGTCATGTAATTTAAGTGTATCTTTGTGTTTGGTCATTTAGATTAATTCTGGTagtgaaatacatttaaatgcttGTCGAAAATTGATATATAGTTCGAAAAAGCAAGATCTATCTTGGGCGGCATGGTTTGGTAGTGGTCAGCAtcgtggccttgcacctccagagtcgagggttcgatttctgcctcgGTCTGTGAGTGTGGAGTTCAgtttcccgtgcttggtgggtattcctcccacagtccagagacatgcagatcaggctaattagcgttcccaaattgcccatagtgtgtgcctCCTGGGATATGGTCCAGGCGCCTCACCACCCTGGATAGGCGGTATaagagatgaatgaatgaatacctATCTTACATGCTATTATTTACATCTGGCAGTGTGGGTGTAACCTGATCTAATATTTAATCTACTATTTCAGTCTTGTTTGACAGATCATCCCATGTTGCACATCATCGTAACTCTCTCATACAATTTGTAACCATTTAAACTCTTTCCTTCAACAGAACTGGGCTCCTACAATAAGAGGTACAAGCAGACAGAGATTGAGGAGATGCAGAGTGACATGAGGAAGAAGCATGCGTTCTCCAAGATCCTCACCAGCAAGAGAAGCCTAGACCACGTCAACAAGATCCTGAAGGTCAAGAGGCTCCAGCGGCAGGCCAAGACAGGCAACAACGTGGTGAAGAGGCGGAGAGGGAGACCGCGAAAGCAGACAATTGTCCCAGACGAAGACTTCTTGGCTCAGATGCCCGTGCTGGAAAAGTGCATGGACTTTCCAGGTAAAAGGAACCTCCCAAGCAGCCCGATGCTCACCCAGCCAGAGTTCTCCAGCCAAGACTCTATCGCAGATGCCATTGAGGCAGTGGTACACCAGGCCCGAGCGCAGCCCAATCCACAGATGGCTAAGCCCTACCCTAAATATCAGCCAGAGGAGCAGGTAGAGCGTCCAGCACGGCGAGGCAGGGCGAGCAGAAGGGACGAACCAGCTTCTCATTAAGAGTTTCATTAACAGTGCACTGTGAGTTTGACTTGCACTCCAACCTTTGGATATTTTCTAGGCATTATGgttgtcttttcttttaatcAGCTCTACTGAACTGGGCATTCTGTGAGAATCATGAATGTGGTCTAAAAAGTGCCCCTTTCACTTTGTATATGCCGTCACcgcaagctctttttttttcttcttcttctaatttttttttttttttgtaatggaaTTGTTCTTGTGCTGAGCTTTTTACTTTCCCAAAGCCCATAAGGATTTTAAAACAATGGCTATAGCCATGATCTTACCAGCAAGTGTaaatgaaaatggaaaaaaaaagaaaaaaaaaaaaagtttttgaactTCTAATAGAGTACTGTGCACTTTTGGGGTTTCTTTGCCTTTTTTGGTTCTCTTAAGTCAAAGCACagttattataataaagatCAGTGTCATAAAACTGgtcagttcacacacacaaacacacacacacacacacacacttacatacttACTTACTTGCCTGCGCTC encodes:
- the setbp1 gene encoding SET-binding protein, which encodes MEQRDLVRTARPKGNEEFFSTVTTINRADLTEVGLLTTPVKGLGLAGEQQEHEEDEDLGLGKDVDAASNADSEKWVQGDSLEEQEFSIKEASFSEGSLKLKIQTTKRAKKPPKSLENYICPPEIRVTIKQPGGQKTSKHGKSSKGGKEEEIGPPRKRTYERPFRVVAQNDNNMMDVLGENLRPKHEPKSDIHQLDWTKPVLRESTSQGDQGRDPESKQESTFNNKSLLSEVNTPFSKAQVKKVTEGSSGSLFATEMTCPGSDSQATSPADITMSALAESNMLIHSSLSKERDLQEVTEQVFGNIKRKYGRRALTTHNGDLPWAKKTDKESEKTAQDNMKNKLFNSEKNETLREEVEKSIKRPEEDFKTIANCVPHHTDELKSKKKKSRRLTDDDTFLEHVQTTQTVEIKDKADQGATKPKEANKMELSTGKQFALDSQRLGEESASAGATVEISENRHKKKPVGRQQSLIDPEKQADGRQSKFKDRLVYLKSKSSAPHTDLNLAMPIEEPPSAFPITPSSPLYTNTNSLTVITPIKKKRGRPKKQPLLTVETIHEGTSTSPVSPISQDSPSMSKRRRKKHNLSKIMQQVLNDSPTLPGGKYKRSGQAGVLKKKPTKKVKLVKMQSILNELLSSSSTSNLALKSSVPVSSAVSTVASTIEARLGKQINVSKRGTIYIGKKRGRKPKAELQPQQDEHKANDEHLLPVSSPFENLLVPSNSLLTTRMPSPRVMQSLSAQSLAGGLAYHATTETSQHDLKTMPNLQPISALPTKTQKGLLSSSNWKLSPPRLMANSPSHLSEVASIKEVTLSPVSESHSEETIPSDSGIGTDNNSTSDQTEKGPASRRRYSFDLCGFEAAEAAVLEAANKTTRGHYQKHATSVAMENFLAQESLKKQKHRRKRKGLTSRDDLQFLADLEELINKFQFFRISHRKFYHENSYPSIFRLNFDHYYPMSYYPYDPVHYLRRSSEKSKRRRGRPAKSAEPITKMPFIQGFGYSAASGNYYAPYAMPYTAMPLATSMMNMGYYGQYPPPLYLSHALGSSGTHLMRPPVPPPKFHSSGLSSLSTGNRHRMKNLPHEMSSPRMAETHHPSSSCLASVCLHKRKHKHKHKHKEDQHTVPQRENLGGLFSGALPLSKIKDKQRSQQSMDTSSKPSRNYFEVDTLSSLSLSDSQNCKHPREEPLNNFLNMCTKQPHERLRANQEQPLDPFKGQHLQDEGLRIRSRRHSLEELAAYSEGGMASFQNDTEDRMKQMYHCGNAAIAELGSYNKRYKQTEIEEMQSDMRKKHAFSKILTSKRSLDHVNKILKVKRLQRQAKTGNNVVKRRRGRPRKQTIVPDEDFLAQMPVLEKCMDFPGKRNLPSSPMLTQPEFSSQDSIADAIEAVVHQARAQPNPQMAKPYPKYQPEEQVERPARRGRASRRDEPASH